One part of the Nymphaea colorata isolate Beijing-Zhang1983 chromosome 8, ASM883128v2, whole genome shotgun sequence genome encodes these proteins:
- the LOC116258371 gene encoding caffeoyl-CoA O-methyltransferase 5 isoform X1, translating to MATKQEEQQTQAARHQEVGHKSLLQSDALYQYILETSVYPGEHEAMKELREITAKHPWSISSRISFRSETYTFIEDMAFFFAGRGKLIWFFDYSRNIMTTSADEGQFLSMLLKLMNAKNTMEIGVYTGYSLLATALALPDDGKILAMDINRENYQLGLPVIQKAGVAHKIDFREGPALPLLDQLIEDKSNHGTYDFIFVDADKDNYINYHKRLIDLVKVGGVIGYDNTLWNGSVVAPPDAPLRKYVRYYRDFVLELNKAMAADPRIEICQLPVGDGITLCRRVY from the exons GAGTCTCTTGCAGAGTGATGCGCTCTACCAG TACATCTTGGAGACAAGCGTGTACCCAGGAGAGCATGAGGCCATGAAAGAGCTCCGTGAGATTACCGCCAAGCACCCATGGTCAATTTCCTCCCGAATCTCCTTTCGTTCTGAGACTTATACTTTCATTGAAGACATGGCTTTCTTTTTTGCGGGTAGAGGAAAGCTTATTTGGTTCTTTGATTACTCTAGGAACATTATGACGACGTCGGCGGATGAGGGGCAATTCCTAAGCATGCTGTTGAAGCTTATGAACGCCAAGAACACCATGGAGATCGGTGTTTACACCGGCTACTCTCTTCTTGCAACCGCACTCGCTCTCCCGGATGACGGCAAG ATTTTGGCCATGGACATCAACCGTGAGAATTACCAGCTTGGTTTGCCAGTCATTCAAAAGGCCGGCGTTGCACACAAGATCGATTTCCGCGAAGGCCCTGCGCTGCCGCTTCTCGATCAATTGATCGAAGAT AAGAGCAACCATGGAACATATGATTTCATCTTCGTGGACGCGGACAAGGACAATTACATCAATTACCACAAGAGGTTGATTGATTTGGTGAAGGTGGGAGGAGTAATTGGCTACGACAACACTCTGTGGAACGGATCAGTGGTGGCTCCTCCAGATGCGCCGTTGAGGAAGTACGTGAGATATTACAGAGACTTTGTGTTGGAGCTCAACAAGGCAATGGCTGCCGACCCTCGCATTGAGATCTGCCAACTTCCTGTAGGCGATGGCATCACCCTCTGCCGTCGCGTCTACTAA
- the LOC116258371 gene encoding caffeoyl-CoA O-methyltransferase 5 isoform X2, translated as MATKQEEQQTQAARHQEVGHKSLLQSDALYQYILETSVYPGEHEAMKELREITAKHPWNIMTTSADEGQFLSMLLKLMNAKNTMEIGVYTGYSLLATALALPDDGKILAMDINRENYQLGLPVIQKAGVAHKIDFREGPALPLLDQLIEDKSNHGTYDFIFVDADKDNYINYHKRLIDLVKVGGVIGYDNTLWNGSVVAPPDAPLRKYVRYYRDFVLELNKAMAADPRIEICQLPVGDGITLCRRVY; from the exons GAGTCTCTTGCAGAGTGATGCGCTCTACCAG TACATCTTGGAGACAAGCGTGTACCCAGGAGAGCATGAGGCCATGAAAGAGCTCCGTGAGATTACCGCCAAGCACCCATG GAACATTATGACGACGTCGGCGGATGAGGGGCAATTCCTAAGCATGCTGTTGAAGCTTATGAACGCCAAGAACACCATGGAGATCGGTGTTTACACCGGCTACTCTCTTCTTGCAACCGCACTCGCTCTCCCGGATGACGGCAAG ATTTTGGCCATGGACATCAACCGTGAGAATTACCAGCTTGGTTTGCCAGTCATTCAAAAGGCCGGCGTTGCACACAAGATCGATTTCCGCGAAGGCCCTGCGCTGCCGCTTCTCGATCAATTGATCGAAGAT AAGAGCAACCATGGAACATATGATTTCATCTTCGTGGACGCGGACAAGGACAATTACATCAATTACCACAAGAGGTTGATTGATTTGGTGAAGGTGGGAGGAGTAATTGGCTACGACAACACTCTGTGGAACGGATCAGTGGTGGCTCCTCCAGATGCGCCGTTGAGGAAGTACGTGAGATATTACAGAGACTTTGTGTTGGAGCTCAACAAGGCAATGGCTGCCGACCCTCGCATTGAGATCTGCCAACTTCCTGTAGGCGATGGCATCACCCTCTGCCGTCGCGTCTACTAA